One Myxococcales bacterium genomic window carries:
- a CDS encoding PaaI family thioesterase: protein MTDPADDAAARKRDRRLALARAFADNVPHNHALGIVIEAMGDRTARFRLPYRADLVGNPVTGVLHGGAITALVDACSGAAVFASLAQLQPIATLDLRIDYLRPAEPGRDVLAEATCHHMSKNVAFVRALAFHAEGETPIATGAGTFMIATKLGTVAPRGGGA, encoded by the coding sequence ATGACCGATCCGGCCGACGACGCGGCCGCGCGCAAGCGCGATCGCCGCCTGGCGCTGGCCCGCGCCTTCGCGGACAACGTCCCCCACAACCACGCGCTCGGCATCGTGATCGAGGCCATGGGCGATCGCACCGCGCGCTTCCGCCTGCCGTACCGGGCCGACCTCGTCGGCAACCCGGTGACCGGCGTCCTCCACGGCGGCGCGATCACCGCGCTGGTCGACGCGTGCAGCGGCGCGGCGGTGTTCGCGTCGCTGGCGCAGCTGCAGCCGATCGCCACGCTCGACCTGCGCATCGACTACCTGCGCCCGGCCGAGCCCGGGCGCGACGTCCTGGCCGAGGCCACCTGCCACCACATGAGCAAGAACGTCGCGTTCGTGCGGGCGCTGGCGTTCCACGCCGAGGGCGAGACGCCGATCGCGACCGGCGCCGGCACCTTCATGATCGCGACCAAGCTCGGGACCGTGGCGCCGCGCGGCGGTGGCGCGTGA
- a CDS encoding PaaI family thioesterase, translating into MRYAPHLIGNPALPALHGGTLGALLESAAVFSLLWAAETALLPKTITITVDYLRSAGPRDTSARGIVTRLGRRVAAVRVEAWQDDRAQLVATATAHFLIKREA; encoded by the coding sequence ATGCGCTACGCGCCGCACCTGATCGGCAACCCGGCGCTGCCGGCGCTGCACGGCGGCACCCTCGGGGCGCTGCTCGAGTCGGCGGCGGTGTTCTCGCTCCTGTGGGCGGCCGAGACCGCGCTCCTGCCCAAGACGATCACGATCACCGTCGACTACCTGCGCTCGGCGGGCCCCCGCGACACCAGCGCCCGCGGCATCGTCACCCGCCTGGGCCGGCGCGTGGCCGCGGTCCGGGTCGAGGCCTGGCAGGACGATCGCGCGCAGCTGGTGGCGACCGCCACCGCGCACTTCCTGATCAAGCGCGAGGCGTGA